A window from Enterocloster bolteae encodes these proteins:
- a CDS encoding MATE family efflux transporter translates to MKQSDNQMDKQSDNQKKNDFSRGSVVGNIMKLAVPMTLAQLINVLYNIVDRIYIGMIPENATLSLTGLGLCLPIISIVIAFANLFGMGGAPLCSIERGRGNEKEAEAIMGNSFVMMVAVGILLTVLGLMFKRPMLYLFGASDATIPYADAYVTIYLMGNIFVMTGLGMNSFINSQGFGTVGMMTVLLGAVTNIVLDPVFIFVFHMGVRGAALATILSQMLSALWILAFLTGRRTILKLRPSAMKLDAGRLLRIVGLGMSGFTMSITNSLVQIMYNSMLQKFGGDLYVGIMTVINSVREVISMPVNGLTNSAQPVLGYNYGAREYKRVQKAIVFMSVVCILYTVVAWGFVDWFPAFFIRIFNREGDMVEAGIPAIRMYFFGFFMMSLQFAGQSVFVGLGKSRNAVFFSIFRKVIIVIPLIIILPTVFGMGTQGILMAEPISNFIGGAACFGTMLLTVWPELKRGGEKNHS, encoded by the coding sequence ATGAAACAGTCGGATAATCAAATGGACAAACAATCGGACAATCAGAAGAAAAACGATTTTTCCAGGGGCAGTGTGGTGGGAAATATCATGAAGCTGGCGGTTCCCATGACCCTGGCGCAGCTCATCAATGTGCTGTATAATATTGTGGACCGCATTTATATAGGAATGATACCGGAGAACGCCACCCTTTCCCTCACCGGGCTGGGTCTCTGCCTGCCCATCATATCCATTGTGATTGCCTTTGCCAACCTTTTCGGCATGGGCGGCGCTCCCTTGTGCTCTATTGAAAGGGGAAGGGGAAATGAGAAAGAGGCGGAGGCCATCATGGGCAATTCCTTTGTGATGATGGTGGCAGTGGGAATCCTGCTGACGGTCCTGGGCCTGATGTTCAAGCGGCCCATGCTGTATCTCTTTGGCGCCAGCGACGCCACCATACCCTACGCAGACGCTTATGTGACGATCTATCTCATGGGCAATATCTTTGTCATGACAGGCCTGGGCATGAACAGCTTTATCAATTCCCAGGGCTTTGGGACCGTGGGTATGATGACCGTGCTTTTGGGGGCGGTCACCAATATTGTACTGGATCCTGTTTTTATCTTTGTTTTCCACATGGGGGTAAGGGGCGCTGCCCTGGCCACCATTCTTTCACAGATGCTGTCGGCCCTATGGATTCTGGCCTTCCTCACAGGCAGGCGCACCATACTGAAGCTGCGGCCTTCGGCCATGAAGCTGGACGCCGGCCGGCTGCTTCGCATCGTGGGCCTGGGAATGTCCGGATTTACCATGTCCATCACAAACAGTCTTGTACAGATCATGTATAATTCCATGCTCCAGAAATTCGGCGGCGACCTCTATGTGGGAATCATGACCGTAATCAACTCGGTCAGGGAGGTTATTTCCATGCCGGTAAACGGCCTGACCAACAGTGCCCAGCCTGTGCTGGGGTATAACTACGGAGCCAGGGAGTATAAAAGGGTACAGAAGGCCATTGTATTCATGTCCGTGGTCTGTATCCTGTATACAGTTGTGGCATGGGGATTCGTGGACTGGTTTCCGGCGTTCTTTATCCGCATCTTCAACCGGGAGGGAGACATGGTGGAGGCGGGAATTCCGGCTATACGCATGTATTTCTTTGGATTTTTCATGATGTCCCTTCAGTTTGCGGGCCAGTCCGTGTTCGTGGGACTGGGAAAATCCAGAAACGCGGTATTTTTTTCCATTTTCCGCAAGGTTATCATTGTCATACCCCTTATCATCATACTGCCCACTGTATTCGGAATGGGAACCCAGGGCATACTGATGGCAGAGCCCATATCCAACTTTATCGGAGGCGCCGCCTGCTTCGGGACCATGCTGCTCACTGTGTGGCCTGAGCTGAAACGAGGCGGAGAAAAGAACCACAGCTAA
- a CDS encoding nucleotidyltransferase family protein — MRISFIYMASGFGSRFGSNKLLVPFKGKELYRHGLDCICQAAGELEKEGHQTEVLVVSQYEAILKQAESRGLLAVPNRFSGEGITASLRLGTSSASPETEALLFSVADQPYMSTPTLKEFIHGFRLSGKGMGCVCHQGRRGNPAVFSSFYRKELMALRGDRGGSVIMKAHPGDVWTMEVPEEELKDIDRTEDLGAV, encoded by the coding sequence ATGAGGATTTCATTTATCTATATGGCTTCCGGATTTGGAAGCCGTTTTGGCTCTAATAAGCTGCTGGTACCCTTTAAAGGAAAAGAACTTTACCGCCATGGTCTTGACTGCATCTGCCAGGCAGCAGGGGAGCTGGAGAAAGAGGGGCACCAGACAGAGGTTCTGGTGGTCAGCCAGTATGAGGCGATTTTAAAGCAGGCTGAGAGCCGGGGACTTCTGGCAGTTCCCAACAGATTCAGCGGTGAGGGAATCACCGCCTCTCTCAGATTAGGGACTTCATCGGCCTCTCCTGAAACAGAGGCCCTTCTGTTTTCAGTGGCCGACCAGCCATATATGAGTACGCCCACCCTGAAAGAATTCATACATGGTTTCCGGCTGTCAGGGAAGGGCATGGGCTGTGTGTGCCATCAGGGAAGGCGGGGGAATCCCGCTGTTTTCAGCAGCTTTTACAGGAAAGAACTTATGGCACTTCGCGGCGACAGGGGAGGAAGCGTAATCATGAAGGCGCACCCCGGGGATGTGTGGACCATGGAGGTGCCGGAGGAAGAACTTAAGGACATTGACCGAACAGAGGATTTGGGCGCGGTATAG
- a CDS encoding sulfate/molybdate ABC transporter ATP-binding protein, with protein MNSEYNLHLEVDIRKKLKDFSLDISFEAGRGCLGILGPSGCGKSMTLKSIAGIIRPDQGRIALRYAQGEAAGGRVLYDSALKINEKPQVRRVGYLFQNYALFPGMTVEQNIMVGLKGGRGNVGLRRRRPMSGEARQQKVSEMVERFRLQGLEKRFPGQLSGGQQQRVALARSLAYEPEALLLDEPFSAMDTYLREGLRMELADALKDYDGVTIMVTHDRDEAYQLCDNLLLMDRGCVLAAGRTRDIFQNPVTCRAARLTGCKNISRIERLGERRIRAVDWDGLELATDRPVGDAITGVGIRAHDFEPLSESSARAYMEREDANLIKVCAPCISEMPFEWYITLQNGLWWKKEKDIHTHDTAGVVPRWLRVEPSALLLLTGEL; from the coding sequence GTGAACTCAGAATACAATCTTCATTTGGAAGTTGATATAAGAAAGAAATTAAAGGATTTCAGCCTGGACATCAGCTTTGAGGCCGGACGGGGATGCCTGGGCATACTGGGGCCGTCGGGCTGCGGCAAAAGCATGACCTTAAAATCCATAGCCGGCATCATCCGCCCGGACCAGGGCAGGATTGCCCTGCGCTATGCCCAGGGAGAGGCGGCCGGGGGCCGTGTTCTCTATGACTCTGCCCTCAAGATCAATGAGAAGCCCCAGGTAAGGCGTGTGGGCTATCTGTTCCAGAACTATGCCCTGTTTCCGGGCATGACCGTGGAGCAGAACATCATGGTTGGATTAAAGGGGGGACGGGGAAATGTGGGGCTTAGAAGGCGCCGGCCCATGTCCGGGGAAGCCAGGCAGCAGAAGGTGTCCGAGATGGTGGAGCGGTTCCGGCTCCAGGGGTTGGAAAAGCGATTCCCGGGCCAGCTGTCGGGAGGACAGCAGCAGAGAGTGGCCCTGGCCAGGAGCCTGGCCTATGAGCCTGAGGCGCTGCTGTTAGACGAGCCGTTTTCAGCCATGGACACATACCTGAGGGAAGGGCTGCGCATGGAGCTGGCTGACGCCCTTAAGGATTATGACGGTGTGACCATTATGGTGACCCATGACAGGGATGAGGCCTACCAGCTCTGCGACAATCTGCTGCTCATGGACCGGGGATGCGTGCTGGCGGCCGGAAGGACACGGGACATCTTCCAGAACCCGGTTACATGCCGGGCAGCCAGGCTTACAGGATGTAAGAACATATCCAGGATTGAACGGCTGGGGGAACGCAGAATACGGGCCGTGGACTGGGATGGGCTGGAGCTGGCCACGGACCGTCCTGTGGGCGACGCTATAACAGGCGTGGGCATCAGGGCCCATGATTTTGAACCCCTGTCGGAGAGCAGTGCCAGGGCTTATATGGAGCGGGAAGACGCAAATCTTATAAAAGTATGCGCTCCATGTATTTCCGAAATGCCGTTTGAGTGGTATATTACTTTACAGAACGGTTTGTGGTGGAAGAAGGAGAAGGATATCCACACCCACGATACGGCGGGAGTGGTTCCCCGGTGGCTCAGGGTAGAGCCCTCCGCCCTTTTGCTCCTGACAGGAGAACTTTAG
- the modB gene encoding molybdate ABC transporter permease subunit: MDWSPILISMKTASLSIFITFFLGIFAAWAVVSMKNETWKLIWDGVLTLPLVLPPTVAGFFLLYMFGVKRPVGQFFIEYFSVKIAFSWTATVIAAVVMSFPLMYRSARGAFEQVDQNLVAAARTLGMSEWGIFWKVLMTGGLPGVVSGGVLAFARGLGEFGATAMIAGNIAGKTRTLPMAVYSEVAAGNMDTAYRYVAVIVVIAFLSIILMNWAALRPVNRKG; encoded by the coding sequence ATGGACTGGTCACCGATACTGATATCTATGAAGACAGCCAGCCTGTCGATTTTCATTACGTTTTTTCTGGGAATCTTTGCGGCGTGGGCTGTGGTGAGCATGAAAAATGAAACATGGAAGCTGATTTGGGACGGCGTGCTTACGCTGCCCCTTGTCCTTCCCCCTACGGTGGCCGGTTTTTTCCTTCTCTATATGTTTGGGGTCAAACGGCCGGTAGGACAGTTTTTTATTGAATATTTCAGTGTTAAAATCGCATTTTCATGGACAGCTACGGTGATTGCAGCCGTGGTCATGTCCTTTCCTTTAATGTACCGCTCTGCCAGGGGCGCATTTGAACAGGTGGACCAGAACCTGGTGGCGGCAGCCAGGACCCTGGGCATGAGCGAGTGGGGCATCTTCTGGAAGGTGCTCATGACCGGAGGCCTGCCGGGGGTTGTCAGCGGAGGCGTCCTGGCATTTGCAAGGGGACTGGGAGAATTTGGGGCCACTGCCATGATTGCGGGAAACATAGCAGGCAAAACAAGGACCCTTCCCATGGCGGTCTATTCAGAGGTGGCCGCAGGCAATATGGATACGGCGTACCGCTATGTGGCGGTTATTGTGGTCATCGCATTCCTGTCCATTATATTGATGAACTGGGCAGCATTAAGGCCCGTGAACCGGAAGGGATGA
- a CDS encoding XdhC family protein — translation MKTLFTELRQLLEQGEEAVLVTIIASSGSTPRGTGSRMLVRKDGSIEGTVGGGAVEYQAIQAALKAMEDKVSFAKGFTLTRNQVADIGMVCGGNVVVYFQYIRPGDQVLTGFCGQVLDALSKDEDSWLILDITDETCWQMGLYSPSLGLSGIKGLGQLLEGELFGSNAFQKEVDGRTFYIEPLVQAGTVYIFGGGHVAQELVPVLAHVGFRCVVMDDREAFANPQVFLRAERTVVGDMEHISDYVDIRPRDYVCVMTRGHQFDYYVQKQAMALHPYYIGIMGSRNKIRVVTDKLLADGFSLEEIQKCHMPIGTDIGAETPAEIAISIAGELIARRAERMGKKK, via the coding sequence ATGAAAACATTATTTACAGAGTTAAGACAATTACTGGAACAGGGGGAGGAAGCTGTCCTGGTGACTATCATTGCCAGTTCCGGCTCCACTCCCAGGGGAACCGGATCCCGGATGCTGGTAAGGAAGGACGGGTCCATAGAAGGAACCGTGGGCGGGGGCGCCGTGGAGTACCAGGCAATACAGGCAGCCCTTAAGGCCATGGAGGACAAGGTTTCCTTTGCCAAAGGATTCACACTTACCAGGAACCAGGTGGCGGATATCGGAATGGTGTGCGGAGGAAATGTGGTGGTATATTTCCAGTACATCCGTCCCGGCGACCAGGTGCTGACCGGTTTCTGCGGCCAGGTCCTGGACGCCCTCTCAAAGGATGAGGACAGCTGGCTTATACTGGATATCACCGACGAGACATGCTGGCAGATGGGCCTTTACAGCCCCAGTCTGGGGCTGTCCGGTATTAAGGGGCTGGGACAGCTGTTAGAGGGGGAACTTTTCGGCAGCAATGCTTTCCAGAAGGAAGTGGATGGACGAACGTTTTATATCGAGCCCCTGGTACAGGCCGGGACTGTCTATATATTCGGAGGCGGTCATGTGGCCCAGGAGCTGGTTCCGGTTCTGGCCCATGTGGGATTCCGCTGCGTGGTTATGGATGACAGGGAGGCGTTTGCCAATCCCCAGGTGTTTTTGCGGGCAGAGAGGACCGTGGTGGGGGATATGGAACATATCAGCGATTATGTGGATATCCGTCCCAGAGACTATGTGTGCGTCATGACCAGAGGGCACCAGTTTGATTATTACGTGCAGAAGCAGGCCATGGCTCTGCATCCTTATTACATCGGAATCATGGGAAGCAGGAACAAGATACGGGTGGTGACGGATAAGCTGCTGGCGGACGGCTTCTCCCTGGAGGAAATCCAAAAGTGCCATATGCCTATCGGTACGGACATAGGAGCAGAGACTCCGGCGGAAATTGCCATCAGCATAGCAGGGGAACTGATCGCCCGCAGAGCTGAAAGGATGGGTAAAAAGAAATAA
- a CDS encoding NTP transferase domain-containing protein, translated as MKTGAVIIAAGHKSTISRFQPMLPVGDSTVIRRIIITLKRAGIDPVVVVTGQKADEVEKHIAGLRVICLRNQDYEQTQMYYSICMGLNYIEDLCDRVFVLPAKFPMFLPDTIQRMMGSRAMAACPVYDGKRGHPVLVSKAAIPSLLIYHGERGLRGALRQPEINGHLEEIPVEDEGIIMAVESDEDCALGSLGREKLAVYPQVQLTLERNEGFFGPQAAQFLSLIDHTGSMQTACRQMHMSYTKGWKILKEAERQLGYPLLITQSGGAEGGFSQLTPKSKDFLDRYLRMERELRMEGERLYKKYFTGEEETES; from the coding sequence ATGAAGACAGGGGCTGTCATTATCGCAGCAGGCCACAAGAGCACAATCAGCCGTTTTCAGCCCATGCTTCCCGTGGGGGACAGCACGGTTATACGAAGAATCATCATCACACTGAAACGGGCGGGAATCGATCCGGTGGTAGTGGTTACAGGGCAGAAGGCGGACGAGGTGGAAAAACATATTGCCGGACTTCGGGTCATCTGCCTGCGCAACCAGGATTATGAGCAGACTCAGATGTATTACAGCATCTGTATGGGGTTAAATTATATAGAGGATTTATGCGACCGGGTATTTGTCCTGCCTGCCAAATTCCCTATGTTCCTTCCTGATACCATACAGCGGATGATGGGTTCCCGGGCCATGGCCGCCTGTCCTGTGTATGACGGGAAACGGGGCCATCCGGTTCTGGTGTCCAAGGCAGCCATTCCGTCTCTTTTGATCTATCACGGTGAAAGAGGACTCAGAGGGGCCCTGCGCCAGCCGGAAATCAATGGGCATCTGGAAGAGATTCCGGTGGAGGATGAGGGGATTATCATGGCCGTGGAATCGGACGAGGACTGCGCCCTGGGCAGCCTGGGCAGGGAAAAGCTGGCCGTATATCCCCAGGTACAGCTGACATTGGAACGCAATGAAGGGTTTTTCGGACCCCAGGCAGCCCAGTTCCTGTCTCTGATCGACCACACAGGCTCCATGCAGACAGCCTGCAGGCAGATGCATATGTCCTATACCAAAGGATGGAAGATTTTAAAAGAGGCGGAGCGGCAGCTGGGCTACCCGCTGCTGATTACACAGTCAGGAGGGGCGGAGGGAGGATTTTCACAGCTTACGCCCAAGTCTAAGGATTTTCTGGACCGCTACCTGCGGATGGAAAGGGAACTGCGCATGGAGGGGGAACGGCTTTACAAAAAATATTTTACCGGGGAGGAAGAGACGGAGTCATGA
- the modA gene encoding molybdate ABC transporter substrate-binding protein — translation MKKQICMMMAAMMAAAALTGCSGGAKETAAATEAETTQATATAAETEAETSARETTAAQAGESTEILVAAAASLKNAYEDELIPMFQEQYPGVTVKGTYDSSGKLQTQIEEGLEADVFMSAAAKQMTALDEEGMIESDTITSLLENKIVLIVPTGSSAGIEKFEDIEKAETIALGDPASVPAGQYAEEALTSLGIWDKIQDKVSFGTNVTEVLNQVAASSADAGIVYATDAASMADKVEVVAEAPEGSLAKKVIYPVAVVKNTAHPEEAKNFVEFLKTDEAMKVFEEYGFTKGE, via the coding sequence ATGAAGAAACAGATTTGCATGATGATGGCGGCAATGATGGCAGCGGCAGCTCTGACCGGATGCTCAGGCGGCGCAAAGGAGACAGCAGCAGCTACCGAGGCAGAGACAACGCAGGCAACTGCCACTGCAGCAGAGACAGAAGCAGAGACTTCTGCCAGGGAGACCACCGCAGCCCAGGCAGGCGAATCCACAGAGATTCTGGTTGCGGCGGCGGCCAGCCTTAAGAACGCCTATGAGGATGAACTGATTCCCATGTTCCAGGAGCAGTATCCGGGCGTGACAGTGAAGGGTACCTATGACAGCTCAGGCAAGCTTCAGACACAGATTGAGGAAGGACTGGAGGCGGATGTGTTTATGTCGGCTGCGGCAAAGCAGATGACAGCCCTGGACGAGGAGGGCATGATTGAATCTGACACCATCACCAGCCTGCTGGAGAACAAGATTGTGCTCATTGTTCCAACAGGCAGCAGCGCGGGCATAGAGAAGTTTGAGGACATTGAGAAGGCAGAGACCATTGCTCTCGGGGATCCTGCCAGCGTACCGGCAGGACAGTATGCAGAGGAAGCCCTTACCAGCCTGGGAATCTGGGATAAGATACAGGACAAGGTAAGCTTTGGAACCAACGTGACAGAGGTGCTTAACCAGGTGGCCGCATCCAGCGCTGACGCGGGTATCGTATACGCTACCGATGCAGCCAGCATGGCGGACAAGGTGGAAGTGGTGGCAGAGGCTCCGGAGGGAAGCCTTGCCAAGAAGGTCATTTATCCTGTGGCGGTGGTGAAGAACACGGCTCACCCGGAGGAAGCAAAGAACTTTGTGGAATTCCTTAAGACGGACGAAGCCATGAAGGTATTTGAAGAATACGGATTTACAAAAGGCGAGTAA
- a CDS encoding MOSC domain-containing protein, translated as MSEQIKQGVCPTGVVKAICISDKRGIEKRAIEEGHFLVDFGIEGDAHAGHWHRQVSLLSYDKVMAFNERGANVIDGAFGENLVVEGIDFRSLPVGTRLYAGDVQLEMTQIGKECHSHCAIYKRMGECIMPKEGVFARVIREGIIRPGDVMRVEPPAEERPFTAAVITLSDKGARGERKDESGPAAKEMLEAAGYEVVELLLLPDEPGQLKTQLIRLADSRQVDLVLTSGGTGFSLRDQTPEATMAVAERNAPGIAEFIRMKSMEVTDRAMLSRGVSVIRGTTLIVNLPGSPKAVKESLGFILGSLDHGLKILRGSASECARR; from the coding sequence ATGTCAGAGCAGATTAAACAGGGTGTCTGTCCCACCGGAGTGGTGAAGGCTATCTGTATCAGTGATAAACGGGGAATCGAGAAGAGAGCCATAGAAGAGGGGCATTTCCTGGTGGATTTCGGTATTGAGGGAGATGCCCACGCAGGCCACTGGCACCGTCAGGTAAGCCTTCTCTCCTATGATAAGGTGATGGCGTTCAATGAGCGCGGAGCCAATGTCATAGACGGGGCCTTTGGCGAGAACCTGGTGGTGGAGGGCATTGATTTCAGAAGCCTTCCCGTGGGTACCAGACTATACGCGGGGGATGTGCAGCTGGAGATGACCCAGATAGGAAAGGAATGCCACAGCCACTGCGCTATCTACAAGCGCATGGGCGAGTGCATCATGCCGAAGGAAGGCGTGTTTGCCAGAGTCATCCGTGAGGGAATTATCCGCCCCGGGGATGTGATGCGGGTGGAGCCGCCTGCAGAGGAACGGCCCTTTACAGCTGCCGTCATTACCCTCAGCGACAAGGGCGCCAGGGGAGAGCGGAAGGACGAGAGCGGTCCTGCGGCCAAGGAGATGCTGGAGGCAGCCGGGTATGAGGTGGTGGAGCTTCTGCTCCTGCCGGATGAGCCGGGCCAGTTAAAGACCCAGCTTATACGTCTGGCCGACAGCCGCCAGGTGGACCTGGTGCTGACCAGCGGAGGAACGGGATTTTCCCTCAGGGATCAGACGCCGGAGGCCACCATGGCTGTGGCTGAGCGCAATGCGCCTGGAATCGCTGAATTCATCCGCATGAAGTCCATGGAGGTGACAGACCGGGCCATGCTCAGCAGAGGCGTGTCTGTTATCCGGGGAACGACCCTGATTGTGAACCTGCCGGGAAGCCCCAAAGCGGTTAAGGAGAGTCTTGGCTTCATTCTGGGAAGCCTTGACCATGGCCTTAAGATACTCAGGGGAAGCGCCTCGGAATGTGCCAGAAGATAA
- the yqeC gene encoding selenium cofactor biosynthesis protein YqeC, whose protein sequence is MRAYFYQCGIWTGTDSLWHGLGLNGRIKQARSGKGPGPFVVSLAGAGGKTSTIRRLAWEAVGRGLKVLVVTTTHMARPGAFGVFDGNAEEIRTVLERRSLAVAGRPAEKGKITFTGWELYKEACSLADLVLVEADGSRRLPLKVPRAGEPVIPDNTDMILCLNGLTSLGKRAEECCLRIEEAGALMKRYGRKMYEDSREQRGSGTDALELNAKHKTDWIIQKEDMMTLMKHGYLLPLRAAHPGTEVLPVFNQADTPQEAALAGEMLDCMGETSGIACGHLDRDGSARLF, encoded by the coding sequence ATGAGGGCTTATTTTTACCAGTGCGGCATATGGACCGGAACAGACAGCCTGTGGCATGGCCTGGGGCTTAATGGACGGATAAAGCAGGCACGGTCCGGGAAAGGACCGGGCCCTTTTGTGGTATCTCTTGCAGGAGCGGGCGGCAAGACATCCACTATCCGCAGACTGGCCTGGGAGGCTGTGGGACGGGGACTTAAGGTCCTGGTGGTTACCACGACCCATATGGCCCGCCCCGGTGCGTTCGGAGTATTTGACGGCAATGCAGAAGAAATCAGGACCGTTCTGGAACGCCGCAGCCTGGCGGTAGCCGGAAGGCCGGCAGAGAAGGGGAAAATTACATTTACAGGCTGGGAATTATATAAAGAAGCCTGTTCCCTGGCGGATTTGGTGCTGGTGGAGGCCGACGGCTCCAGACGCCTGCCTTTGAAGGTGCCGAGGGCCGGAGAGCCGGTGATACCGGACAATACAGATATGATTTTATGTCTCAATGGCCTGACATCCCTTGGAAAGCGGGCTGAGGAATGCTGCCTGAGGATTGAGGAGGCCGGGGCTCTGATGAAACGATATGGCCGGAAGATGTATGAGGATAGCCGGGAGCAGCGGGGCAGCGGGACAGATGCATTGGAGCTGAACGCAAAGCATAAGACAGACTGGATCATACAAAAAGAAGATATGATGACACTGATGAAGCATGGATATCTGCTGCCTCTGCGGGCAGCCCATCCGGGAACCGAGGTCCTGCCTGTATTCAACCAGGCCGACACCCCGCAGGAAGCAGCGCTGGCCGGAGAAATGCTGGATTGCATGGGAGAGACATCAGGGATTGCATGCGGACATCTTGACAGGGACGGCTCCGCCCGGTTATTTTAA